The Oncorhynchus masou masou isolate Uvic2021 chromosome 14, UVic_Omas_1.1, whole genome shotgun sequence region CAAAAAGTGTTTTTGTCCTGAAATGATGTCATTTTAAAGGCCCACAATTTTTCTAGAGGGTTTCCAACCTTTATTAAAGTGTGTCCACTGAATTGAAACCAAATGACTTTCTGTAAAAAGATCAGTATACTTTTGTTTAACCAAAAACCTTGTCTCTACAGAGAACCTCTTTCTTATcgaaatgtactgtatatgagtCGGGGTAAAATTATGACATAATAAGTTTGTGTTTTGTTGATTGTGATGTGTCAAATATATCCCCAGGTTAATAGCAGTTGTCACCTTTACTTCTACATGATCTAAAAGTTCATTATAAAGTGAATGTAAATGTTATTCCAAATTTTTGCTTGTTTTAAAGTAATATTTACAACTGGTTTTACATTGACACATATCAACAAATTGCATCATTTCACTGTATTTGATTAATTACATGTTGTTTTTCCACATCATACACAAATGTACAGCACAACATATAGCCATCTAATTGGCCAGATAATACTTACATTCAAAAACTACCAGCAAAATCTACACAGAATAAGAGTTCAAATAGAAATAtcctataacagccatgttattattGGAGTTAACCCAATCTACTCAGATTTGTCTTATTGTCTTTGACAATATTTAAGTATAGAAACACAAGTACATAGTTGTCTCCCATAGTATCCTCTCACAGGTTTGTCTTTTCTCCTACACCATCACAAATGTAAACACGTGCATCTAAATGATTATACTGTACCAACAATACTGCAAAGAATAAGTCCGTTTGCTTAACAATGGCCATGTGGTTTTATATGTCAAAATGATGTCCTCTCAGTCGGAGCATTGCACAGTCTTGGTGGTCACCAAAGCAGCATCCCCCAGCTCAGTGGCAGGAAGTGGGATCCAATGTTCCCTCAGACCATTGCACATGAACATGCCGCCTACCTCCCCAAGAGAGCCACACACCGAGGCTCCGCTGTATGTGGATACCTCCTGCCTGAAGCATGTTTGGGGCCCACCATTCAGCTGAGGACAGGATGGAggggcctcctcctctctctgtaccaCGGCTGATGTACAGTCTCCCTCCACAGGTGACAGGGCTTTAGCTGGAGGGTTAAGTCCTGCCTCTGGTTCACCTGGAGCAGAAACAAGCATTACCCAGCATTATTCTTCCTGAAGAGAAATCCACATCAACATAATAAAGAAGACCTATACTTCTAATCTGAATCATAGAATAATTGGCAGCAATTGGATAGAGTGAAGAAGAATGTTCTCTCGGAAAAGcaaaattaagaaatatatacaaCAATGCCGGCCCTCTACCCGTCACTCAATTCTAAACATTGTTAAGTTAAATGGTTGTTCTATGTCTTCTATCCAGCTCAACACAGAGTGAACTGTGAGCAGGAGGGATGTAAATTAGGGCTGGTATTCAGGGCATGCATCCCTGTATGTAATGGAGTTAACCTAGTAATCTCATTACCATTCAGTGGTGTACTCACATGTAGTAAGTAGCAACTGTTGCCATTTgggtgtttatttgtgtgtgtgtgtgtgtgtgtgtgtgtgtaagtatgagGTCATTGGGTGTGAAGAATACTTCTTTTGGTCCTCAAAAACCAACGGATGCATGCTAAGAGTAAAATAGACAGTAGGGCAGTCCCCAGAGAGCCTATCAGAGGGGAACAGAAACTAGAGGAGCTTCGTGATTAATTTGTCTTCAACCCCACTTCACTCAAATGAAGGCACTGAACAAAACACTTGCTGtgaaacagataaaaatacacattGTCCATTAACCTCAATGGCATTCCTTACCTGCAGTGTGATTGCGCCTTGCCTGCATTTTGTATATGATGAACCATAGAAACATTGCCAGGATGGAGCCGTTCACTATGACGACCATTGATATCCAGACAGCTGAACTCACTGCCGGGTCGTACTGGGGAAGAACGTCGCTACTCCATTTTACAGGTGGGGATTCTGGTGGAAAAGAATGGCAAAGTCCCCATAATAGTGTATCAATGACTATGCTGTATCCATCGCTAAGACAATGGGGAGGATATATAGCTCCATATCAATGCCATACTATAGAGAAGCCAGTGAAATAAATATTGTTCCTCTTGCAGACAATAAGTGAGGAGAACCAAGatcagggctctattcaatctgtatcgctgTAGAAATGGAAAGGTAATTTCCTATTGAGCTGACATCtgcagtgtttaccgtgaatgcagtctctgctCACGTGGGAACATTGTCTTTAAATTCTAGTCACGCTGTAATGTTGAATTTCCCCAATATGGATTGAATAGATCCCTTAGACAAACCAGAGCAGTGAAACTCACCTGTGGCTGGCTTTGGCCTTATCAAGGGGATACAGGTGATGAGCAGTTTGTCCCACCTTGTGCCCGGATCACAGGTCTTCTTTGCCATGTCGATGTCTGGTCATGTAATTAATGCCCACACTAGAGAACCTGCTGCCTCACTCTGTCCtcatggagctgtgtgtgtgtgtgtgtgtgagccagagAATAACATACAGTGAAACCATTTGGACCAGACATAGAGAAAGAGACGAGGGGAAAGAAAGGCCAACGGAGGGGAGGAGTCTCTCAACAGACGTTTCAGTTCTTCCTTTTGTAGGAAAGGATGAATCACCAATGtgtcccgagagagagagagagagagagagagagagagagagagagagagagagagagagagagagagagagagagagagagagagagagagagagagagagagagagagagagagagagagagagagagagagagagagagagagagagagagagagagagagagagagagagagagagagagagagagagagagagagagagagagagagagagagagagagagagagagagagagagagagagagagagagagagagagagagagagagagagagagagagagagagattaaaccTGAACCAGAACAAGTCATATTTGACTGGATAAGATGTGTTCAGCTGAGGGTGCACATAAAAGTGAATAAAGATATGAAAGTTATGGGCACTGTTCAAATTTATTAACAACGATCATAGAAAATACATTTCTGAAGAGCAGCTTTCCAAGACATCAAACAAGTACAAAGTTGAAAGATATTCTTCCATGTATAAAAAATAGAAACACCCACCGTAGCAGCAGGCCATGCAACAAACATGAGATTAAGAGCCCTGAGAATAGCATTGATATTATCATATAGTGACTTCAACATATGACAAAATGATTGTAATTAGTTTCAAGGTCAGGATTTGATTATAATACAAAGGGTACTGAATTTCAATCTAGGTTTAGGTCATTGACTTGAATTTAAAAACATAGTATTTGGCACCGAACAAACCAGGCTTCAATCATTTTCTACATTGATTCAGCATCTTTCAAAATATGTCTAAATGACGGCAGTACAGCAGCAACTCTTAGTCAACGTCCAAGACATAAGGTCAACTGAGTGCATGAAGAAAAAAAGTAGGTAGGCTATTGACAAAACACACATAAAATAAGAATTCCTTGAAGCTTGATCATTATTGCAGCATTTCTCCCCGAGGCCGATTTACTATATTGGACTGTAAATAAAGATGATAGACTTGAATACTATCTGCATTAACCTCCCTCCACCACTACCCTAACCCCATAGGCAACTCTTCCACGCTTTTCCCTCCTCCCCTATGGCACCTCTCAGGGCATGAAGAGTGCAGGCTGCATGCTGATGAAGGGGAAGTCGTAGTGGTCTGGCAGACCCTGGTGAGCCGTGCTATTGAAGTCCTcccaggagaagggagggaggtcGCCCTGCGTCGTGGGACCGTTCACCGCCTCTGCTCTGAACTCTTGCGCCATGTGGAAATCAGTcacctaaagagagagacagatgttaATTATATGATCTTAAAAGATTTAAAGATCAAACTGAATGAATGCTAGTAAAAGTTCTGCCTTGGTGTCATAGCATCCTCCTGGGCTGGGGTCTTTCTCCCTCAGGTCATTACGGCAACAGATGGACTTGCATGGGTCACCCTTGGAGTAGGGATCATTTTTGTAGTCTGAAAGAGAACGGAACACGGTTACCAGCTACTCAAAGCGAGAGCTGAGAGAATGTCGGGAGTAAATTAACTATAGGAACTAACTAAAAGCTAACCAGAGTAAAAAGAAAATGGAACGTAGGTGCACCGTTGTATCTCATGATGTGTTTGAGGGAGTCTAGGTCCTTAACCTCAGCCTGGTCCCGACGAAATATCTTGGCCCGGGGGCAGAGGTCATAGGAGAAGTCATCCCCGTACTCCTCCCACATCTTCCCATAGCCACTCAGGGTGTAGATCCTTGGGTGGAAAGGCACGTTATACGAGGGCCAGTAACCTGGGAAAGGAAGATCTTGCTCAATTACTATCTCCTCCAGGGATTTTTATCTCTGCTAAGTTTATGCTTAAGATGTGCATCTATTGGCAGTACTATATCCGTGTTCCTCACCCCTGCGCAGGGCCCGAGTTTGGTCAGAGAACTCTACCAGGCCAGGAATCTGCTCCACCACTGTCAGAGCCCCATCCTCTATACTATGGCCCAGGGTCACTTTTCTCATGTCCACTATCATGTACTGGTTGTTGTAGGTgcctagagagggagggagagaagaaatgTGTGAAAAAAATGCATTCTGTACTGTAGACCATTATCAGAGGGATAAACCAGGACAAGATTTCATGTGTCATCCACCTCCCTCACCAGAGTTGTATCTGGAGAAGGTATTGGCCCACTGCTCCCCAGTGTGCGACAGGGAGTGGGCCAGACGCACCCTCTGCCAGGCCAGCAGGCTGTGGGGCGTGACCTGGGAGAAGAGGGACGTGTTGAAGACGTTGTTGGTAGTCTGGGTCATCATCAGGCCACTGCCCAGGAGGTAGAAGTCATCCAGAGACACCAGGAAGCCTGTGTAGAGGGTGTTCTCACAGTATCTGTTTCTGTACTGATGAATTCTGAAGCGTGTTAACAACATTGACAGTTTTCATGAATCAAAAATATACACATTTATATGAACATGTAGAGGGGCTACACCTAGCACTTCCAAAATATTGAAGCATATCTTCAGCCACGAGTAGTGTTTATACTGTCACAGCGGCCATTATACGGCGTTGTACCTACCTGGGTAGCTGCTGTACCTACCTGGGTAGCTGCTGAAGGACAGCTTTCCCGTGGCAGTGTGGGGCTCACTGAGGTGGAAGTCCCAGTGCTTGTAGATGCGCATGGTGGCAGCGTATGTATACCAGCTCGAGTGGGAAAATAGCAGGTTCTCAAACCCAGGGAGCAtctagaaggaggagagagagactggttttGAATGCAATAGAAACATTGATTGTACTAAATAGAGGGAAAACCATATTGAGTTCTACACAAGACTGATGTAAgtcaataacagatccacaccatTTGATATCACTCATGATCTGTCCAGAATAAATCTCTCAATAGCAAGAGCAGAATAACCTCTAACCTTAATGAGGGCAGAGCAGTGGCCCATTCTGGGTAATTTGAAATGTCCGAGAGGAGGCTCAGTGCCAGGGACCAGGGCTGGAATCAGGTCCAGCAGATCTCCCACCGCATTCAGGAACTGGACAGCAAATAGGGACAAAGGCTAAAGTGGGGGAGCAACCAGTCAGAAAGAGGTTAGAGATCACATTGTGCCACTGAATGAAGATCCATTAATCTATTGATCCATTTCTAGACATCAGCGCACCTCTTTCCCTTGTTTCTTGGCCCA contains the following coding sequences:
- the plbd1a gene encoding phospholipase B-like 1 — protein: MKRLCLLFFLYVAATFASADEMKAATVYWDATHKTVQLKEGVIEKEGDAYGYLNDSLSQTGWSVLEIRAGYGETLEHDEVTYFLAGYLEGFLTAPQMISHYANMYPQLINDPKVLGPVERFMVKQDSWTREQVKLNRSSDPLWHHTGFIVAQMDGLQAGVAHWAKKQGKEPLSLFAVQFLNAVGDLLDLIPALVPGTEPPLGHFKLPRMGHCSALIKMLPGFENLLFSHSSWYTYAATMRIYKHWDFHLSEPHTATGKLSFSSYPGFLVSLDDFYLLGSGLMMTQTTNNVFNTSLFSQVTPHSLLAWQRVRLAHSLSHTGEQWANTFSRYNSGTYNNQYMIVDMRKVTLGHSIEDGALTVVEQIPGLVEFSDQTRALRRGYWPSYNVPFHPRIYTLSGYGKMWEEYGDDFSYDLCPRAKIFRRDQAEVKDLDSLKHIMRYNDYKNDPYSKGDPCKSICCRNDLREKDPSPGGCYDTKVTDFHMAQEFRAEAVNGPTTQGDLPPFSWEDFNSTAHQGLPDHYDFPFISMQPALFMP